In the genome of Amphiura filiformis chromosome 4, Afil_fr2py, whole genome shotgun sequence, one region contains:
- the LOC140150552 gene encoding aminoacyl tRNA synthase complex-interacting multifunctional protein 2-like, whose translation MNGPGMFKVKPYYDYSKAQIELPTCMFKMKNVHDNSCSNNVIEEEDAELAALECRQESILQELKVLESEVTTLAVKLKLQDDGVPVTHKTLQSSTKTQSGHKKGGAKLATSKSVPIAELGNVIHDIVIYANPNSPPLSLFVLYHTLSSQYRCRTAVHIHSSVKNVPEKLLQSLANGVEVGRGEAQIGITLIWKDVLHGPELKVSAHSQTPIQGEANVARYLARLITPRYDAGTIQHVCAVDDLLDLASFTILGGSSKERAAALRSLNSLLGKNTWLAPSGEMSIADAVVWSTLHQVQMTSGTPSNVQKWLKACEAQSAFKCALDIL comes from the exons ATGAATGGTCCTGGAATGTTCAAAGTAAAGCCTTACTACGATTATTCTAAAGCTCAGATTGAGCTTCCTACGTGTATGTTTAAAATGAAGAATGTACATGACAACTCATGCTCAAATAATGTCATTGAAGAG GAAGATGCAGAACTTGCTGCCTTAGAATGTCGCCAAGAAAGCATCCTACAAGAACTGAAAGTACTGGAGAGTGAGGTTACAACGTTAGCAGTCAAATTAAAGTTACAGGACGATGGTGTTCCTGTTACGCATAAGACACTGCAGTCATCTACAAAGACTCAATCCGGTCATAAAAAAGGTGGCGCAAAATTAGCAACATCCAAGTCTGTACCAATAGCAGAATTA GGCAATGTGATTCATGACATAGTAATCTACGCTAATCCCAACTCTCCACCACTATCACTCTTTGTACTCTACCACACATTAAGTAGCCAGTATCGCTGCAGGACTGCAGTTCACATCCACTCATCTGTTAAAAATGTGCCTGAAAAACTGCTACAGAGCCTTGCCAATGGGGTGGAGGTTGGCAGAGGTGAAGCACAAATTGGAATTACCCTTATATGGAAAGATG TGTTACATGGTCCTGAGCTCAAAGTGAGTGCTCATTCACAGACCCCAATTCAGGGTGAGGCCAATGTTGCCCGGTACTTAGCACGCCTCATCACTCCGAGATACGACGCTGGAACCATCCAACATGTATGTGCAGTTGATGACCTCCTTGACCTGGCCAGCTTCACCATTTTAGGTGGTTCATCAAAAGAGCGAGCAGCAGCCTTACGTAGTCTTAATTCATTGCTTGGCAAGAATACATGGTTAGCACCCTCAGGGGAGATGTCAATTGCAGATGCGGTAGTATGGAGTACGCTTCATCAGGTACAGATGACCAGTGGAACACCTAGCAATGTGCAAAAATGGCTCAAAGCTTGTGAAGCACAAAGTGCATTCAAATGTGCACTTGATATTCTGTGA